Proteins from one Phaenicophaeus curvirostris isolate KB17595 chromosome 16, BPBGC_Pcur_1.0, whole genome shotgun sequence genomic window:
- the MED9 gene encoding mediator of RNA polymerase II transcription subunit 9, whose product MASGAAAARGAAEEPPPSEPPAEQKPPPLPEPPAQEEFSFLPLVHDIIKCMDKDSQDVHQVLNELKNKFQEMRKLISSMPGISVSPEQQQQQLQNLREQVRTKNELLQKYKSLCMFEIPKE is encoded by the exons ATGGCctccggggccgccgccgcccgcggaGCCGCCGAGGAGCCGCCGCCAAGCGAGCCGCCCGCCGAGCAGAAGCCGCCGCCGCTGCCCGAGCCCCCCGCGCAGGAGGAGTTCTCCTTCCTGCCGCTCGTCCACGACATCATCAAATG CATGGACAAGGACAGCCAGGATGTTCACCAGGTGCTGAATGAGCTCAAGAACAAGTTCCAGGAGATGAGGAAGCTGATCAGCTCCATGCCTGGCATCAGTGTgagcccagagcagcagcagcagcagctgcagaaccTGCGGGAGCAGGTCCGGACCAAAAATGAACTGCTGCAGAAGTACAAGAGCCTGTGCATGTTTGAAATCCCTAAGGAGTAG
- the RASD1 gene encoding dexamethasone-induced Ras-related protein 1 produces the protein MKLAAMIKKMCPGEAELSIPAKNCYRMVILGSSKVGKTAIVSRFLTGRFEEQYTPTIEDFHRKFYSIRGEVYQLDILDTSGNHPFPAMRRLSILTGDVFILVFSLDNRDSFEEVQRLKQQILETKSCLKNKTKENIEVPLVICGNKGDRDFYREVEPREIEQLVGGDPKKCAYFEISAKKNSSLDQMFQALFAMAKLPSEMSPDLHRKVSVQYCDILHKKALKGKKLLKEGGQGGTEEAYGIVAPFARRPSVHSDLMYIREKAIGGRHGKEKDRCVIS, from the exons ATGAAACTGGCAGCGATGATCAAGAAGATGTGTCCCGGCGAGGCCGAGCTGAGCATCCCCGCCAAGAACTGCTACCGCATGGTCATCCTGGGCTCCTCCAAGGTGGGCAAGACGGCCATCGTCTCGCGCTTCCTCACGGGCCGCTTCGAGGAGCAATACACACCCACCATCGAGGATTTCCACCGCAAGTTCTACAGCATCCGCGGCGAAGTCTACCAGCTCGACATCCTCGACACGTCGGGCAACCACCCCTTCCCGGCCATGCGTCGCCTCTCCATCCTCACAG GAGATGTGTTCATCcttgtgttcagcctggacaaccGAGACTCCTTTGAGGAGGTGCAGCGCCTGAAGCAGCAGATCCTGGAGACCAAGTCATGcctgaagaacaaaaccaaggaGAACATAGAGGTGCCCCTGGTCATCTGCGGCAACAAGGGCGACCGGGACTTTTACCGAGAGGTGGAACCCCGGGAGATTGAGCAGCTGGtgggaggggaccccaaaaaatgTGCCTACTTTGAGATCTCAGCCAAGAAGAACAGCAGCCTAGACCAGATGTTCCAGGCGCTCTTTGCCATGGCCAAGCTGCCCAGCGAGATGAGTCCTGACCTGCACCGCAAGGTCTCGGTCCAGTACTGCGACATCCTGCATAAGAAGGCGCTGAAAGGCAAAAAGCTGCTGAAAGAGGGGGGCCAGGGCGGCACCGAGGAGGCGTACGGTATCGTGGCCCCCTTCGCTCGGCGACCcagtgtccacagcgacctcatgtACATCCGGGAGAAAGCCATCGGTGGCAGACACGGCAAGGAGAAGGACCGCTGCGTCATCAGCTAG